In the genome of Telluria mixta, the window GTGCCGTCGCCGGGCCGGAGTTGCCGGCCGATGCCGCCACGAACACGCCGGCCGCGGCCGCGCCGAGGAAGGCGACTTCGGTCGGTTCGTTGAACGCGCCGCCGCCAGCGTTCGGGCCGATCGAGAAGTTGATGACGTTCACGCCATCCTTCACGGCCTGTTCGATCGCGGCCACGCTGTTCGACGTGGCGCAGCCGTTCAGGCCGGTGCCGCCGTCGGTCCAGCAGACTTTATAGGCGGCGATGCGGGCGCGCGGCGCCATGCCGGTGATCTTGCCGAGCGAGAGCCCGTTGGTCGTGGCCGTCACGTGCGCATTGCCGCCGGCCGTGCTGGCCGTGTGGTCGCCGTGGCCGCCGTGGCCTTCCGCGCCGGCGACCGAGTCGCGCGCCGACAAAAATTCGGTCCAGTGCAAGGTCTGCGTCGGCTGCTTGAAGTAGCGCGCACCGATCAGCTTGTTGTTGCAATCGGTGACCGCGAAACCTTCACCGACCTGGCAGATGCCTTTCCAGGACGCCGGCGGCGCCGTGTAGGCGAGCTTGGAGCCGTCGCGGCTCGGATTGCCGTTCTCGTCGACGCGGTCGGCGAAGCTGTCATGCTCCGGCCAGATGCCGCCGTCGACGATACCGATGATGATGCCTTCGCCGGCCTTGTCCTGGCCGCCGAGCTGGTCCCACAGGCCGCCCGGTTTATCGAGGCCGAGGAACGTCGGGGTGTAGCTCGTGTCGAGCTGCAGGATATTGTCGGCCGAGATGCTGGCGACGCCCGGATTCTTCTTCAGCGCGCGGACCTCGGCGTCGGTCAGCAGGGCCGAGAAGCCGTTGAAGACAACCTTGTATTCGTTGGTGACCTGGGCCTTGTTGACGGTCGACAGGACGTCGGACTGCTTGGTCTCCAGGTAGGTGATGTAGTTCTGGACGCTGGTCGCGTCGACGTTCAGGCGCTGCCCGGCGGCCGGCTTGGTGGCCGTGAGGCCGCTGACGCCGCCGTCATAGGTGGCGACCGGCTTGTCGGCCAACTGGACGATGTAGGAGCGGCGGACTTCGCCGTCGGCATAGGCGTGGGTGGCGGCCGCGACGGTCAGCGCGAACAGGACGGCCGAAGTGATGGGACGCAGTTTCATGGTCGGTACCTCGGCGGCTCAGATGGTGTTGGACGAAGGGGCGGACTTGCGGCGGCGCGCCAGGAACGCGCCCATGCCCAGGCCGATCAGCGCGAGGCTGCCCGGCTCCGGCACTTCGGCCAGTGCGAGGTTGTCGATGGCGAACTGGGCCTGGTAGATCGACGGATCGGAAATGTCCGGCGCCACGGTGCAGCCGCCGTTACCGTCGAACAGGCAGGCGCGGATCGTCAGGCCCGTCAGCTCAGCGTAGCCGAAGCCCGCCGGCAGCGTGGCCGAGTCGAACAGGGGATCGCCGTTGCTGTCGGTGCCCGGGAAGTTGAGCGACCAGCCAACCGTGCCGCCGTTCGCGAGGGTGCCGGTCAGTTGCAGCTGGCCGTACGAGAAGTTCGCCAGGCCGCCGAACGGGGCGACGAAACCGAAATCGAGGCTGCGCAGGCTGAACCGGCCGCCGTCGTCCTTCTTGATGGTGACGCCGCCGTCGTTCAGGCCCAGGTAGGAATGGCTCGTGTTGTTGGTCGGGCAGCCGCCCAGCCAGCAGCTGGTCGGGTCCATGCCGTTGAGGAGCAGGCCGACGACGCCGCTCGTGCCGCCGTGGTTGTCGACCGCCTGCAGGGTGTAGCCGGCCTCGCCGACGGTGTCGCCGTCGACATAAATACCGTCGGGGCTCAGGGATTCGAAGTTCACCACGGCAGCGGTGGCGGTTGCCGAGCCCAGCAGCGCGAGCGCGGTGGCTACGCCGAGGACCAGTTTGTTCAGCCCGGGTTGGGCACGGGATACGCAAGAAGTCGGATTGGTTGTCATGTCTCTCGCCTTGAAATGGAAGCACCGATGGGTATCGGACCTACGTGTTTTTTTACCAACAGCACGACTTTTCAATGTAGCAAGAAAACAATATTTATTCGAAAAAAAATATCCGAATTAACTATTGTGCTGATCTCTTGATATTGAACAAAATTTGGATTTCCCTATGAAAACAGCCATACCGAAACGCAAGAAATTGTCGTTTTTTAATTACAAGTCGCTACAAATACAAAAATTGCTAGACGGACATCATTGCGTGTGCTAATCCTTTGCAAATATATCCTCATGGAAATATGACAAGGTTTGAACGCGTCGGTGCAGACACTTTGCCAAGAACCGTTTCAGTCCTTGCAAATGTTCATGCTTGATTGAAAACTTGGGTACAAAAGGATGACGCCATTTGGTTGCTCACAGGCCACAAACGTTCGCTGGAGACACTCTGACAGAGTATGATTACGCTTCCCCGCAGCAGACTCGAGAGACCTATCCAGGATGAATGTTCCCGCGCACACCGATGCTTTGTTCCGCCAGGCCGAACGTGGCGTGCTGCCGCTCGGTGAACTGTTCCAGGGTGCGCAGACGCTGGTCGAGCTGGGGTTGCAGCAGGAAGCCATCCGGTTATACGAATCCTGGATCGCGCACACGGCCTCCCCGGCCGCGTACGCCGCCTGCTTCAACCTCGCCGTCGCGCGCGGCAATGTGGGGGACGATGCGGGCGCCGCCCGCGATTACCTGAAGGCGATCGAACTCGCCCCCGGCTTCGTCGAGGCGCGCCTGAATCTCGGCACGCTGTACGAACGCATGAACCGGCCCGACGACGCGCTGGCCGCATGGCAGGGCATCCTCGCCGACATCCCGGACCTGGCCGCGAAGCCGGCACTGCACGTGCAGGCCCTGAACAACCTGGGCCGCCTGTGCGAAATCCGCAAGCGCCTGCCGGAAGCGCTGGACTATCTCACGCGCAGCCTGGAACTCGACCCGGACCAGCCCAAGGTCATCACGCACTGGGTACACCTGCGCCAGAAGCTGTGCGTGTGGCCCATCTACGCGGCCTTTGCGGGCGTCACGGTGGAAGAACAGCGCCGCCACACGTCGGCGCTCGCGATGCTGGGCGCGTCGCCCGATCCGGCCGAGCAACTGGCCGCGTCGCTCAACTTCGTCGAGCGCAAGGTGCACGCGGCGCCCGAGCAACTGGCGCCGGCCGGGGGCTATGCCCACAAGCGCATCCGCATCGGCTATCTGTCGTCCGACCTGTGCTCGCATGCGGTGTCGATCCTGACGGCCGAACTGTACGAACTGCACGACCGTTCCCGCGTCGAGGTCTACGCGTTTTCCTGGAGCCGCGAAGACAATTCGCCGCTGCGCGCCCGCGTGGTCGGCGCGATGGACCACTATATCCGCATCGACCGCATGACGGACGAGGAAGCGGCGCGCTGTATCCGCTCGCACGAGATCGACATCCTCGTCGACCTGCACGGCCTCACCTTGGGCGCGCGCGCCGACATCCTCGGCTGGCGTCCCGCCCCCGTGCAACTGACGTGGCTGGGCTTTCCCGGCCCGACGGCGGTGCCCGGCATCGACTACGTGGTGGCCGACGACTTCGTGTTCCCTTTCGCACTGGAGCCGCACTTCACGGAACGGCCGCTGCGCAT includes:
- a CDS encoding NF038120 family PEP-CTERM protein, with product MTTNPTSCVSRAQPGLNKLVLGVATALALLGSATATAAVVNFESLSPDGIYVDGDTVGEAGYTLQAVDNHGGTSGVVGLLLNGMDPTSCWLGGCPTNNTSHSYLGLNDGGVTIKKDDGGRFSLRSLDFGFVAPFGGLANFSYGQLQLTGTLANGGTVGWSLNFPGTDSNGDPLFDSATLPAGFGYAELTGLTIRACLFDGNGGCTVAPDISDPSIYQAQFAIDNLALAEVPEPGSLALIGLGMGAFLARRRKSAPSSNTI